One part of the Desulfonema ishimotonii genome encodes these proteins:
- a CDS encoding 3-oxoacyl-ACP synthase III family protein codes for MNFKFLNKKISGILSVVPNHCVKFSDEIGNYGFSKEKCLSLQKVMGFDERRIVAGNECASDLCLFGLEYLFERNLLDRDDIDALIFITQTPDHLIPPTSSVLHGRLGLGREVLCFDINHGCTGYLYGLLQAFLLLEHPGVNKVVLLNGDTLSRCACPKDRNIYPLIGDAGTISVVEHAEVSEDIFLNLRMDGSRSDWLTVPAGAFRMPSTEETRKVRVLQDGNQRSDEHFHMNGPGIFTFSQTDVPDGIKALFGFASAETDEIDYFMFHQPNRFMLKKLARKLNVPEEKMPNNVVGKFGNSSSASIPVAICHNISRRLLKEQMRICMSGFGVGLSWGALIMGLGPLEFCGLIEK; via the coding sequence ATGAATTTTAAATTTTTGAATAAAAAAATTTCAGGAATTCTCTCCGTTGTTCCGAATCACTGTGTGAAATTTTCAGATGAAATCGGCAACTACGGCTTTTCAAAAGAAAAATGCCTGAGCCTTCAGAAGGTGATGGGGTTTGACGAACGGCGTATTGTGGCGGGGAACGAATGTGCGTCGGACCTGTGCCTGTTCGGCCTTGAGTATCTGTTTGAGCGGAACCTGCTGGACAGGGACGACATCGACGCCCTGATTTTCATCACCCAGACACCGGATCATCTGATTCCGCCGACCTCTTCGGTGTTGCATGGCAGGCTGGGGCTTGGCCGCGAGGTATTGTGCTTTGATATCAATCATGGCTGTACCGGCTATTTATACGGCCTTCTCCAGGCATTTCTGCTGCTGGAGCACCCCGGCGTCAACAAAGTCGTTCTGCTCAACGGCGATACCCTGAGCCGCTGCGCGTGTCCGAAGGACCGGAACATCTATCCCCTGATCGGCGATGCCGGCACCATTTCGGTTGTGGAACACGCTGAGGTCTCCGAAGATATCTTTTTAAATCTGAGAATGGACGGTTCCCGCAGCGACTGGCTCACCGTGCCGGCCGGTGCCTTTCGGATGCCTTCCACCGAGGAGACACGCAAAGTCAGAGTTCTGCAGGATGGCAACCAGCGGAGCGATGAACATTTTCATATGAACGGTCCCGGCATTTTTACCTTTTCCCAGACGGACGTGCCGGACGGGATCAAAGCCCTCTTCGGGTTTGCCTCGGCGGAGACGGATGAAATCGACTATTTTATGTTTCATCAGCCGAACCGCTTTATGCTTAAGAAGTTAGCCCGGAAGCTGAACGTTCCCGAAGAAAAGATGCCCAATAATGTCGTCGGAAAATTCGGCAACTCCAGCTCCGCATCCATTCCGGTTGCGATCTGCCATAATATCAGCCGGCGCCTGTTAAAAGAGCAGATGAGAATCTGCATGTCCGGATTTGGCGTGGGGTTGTCCTG
- a CDS encoding acyl carrier protein → MHELLEILQDIRPEHNFSISCDFIGDGLLDSFDIVTLVAALEDRFAFSVNGEDVTPENFRNLEALERFVRGYLTRNPH, encoded by the coding sequence ATGCATGAGCTACTTGAAATTTTACAGGATATTCGGCCAGAACATAATTTTTCCATATCCTGTGATTTTATCGGGGATGGTCTGCTGGATTCTTTTGACATTGTTACCCTCGTCGCGGCACTGGAAGATCGGTTTGCGTTCTCCGTGAACGGCGAAGATGTCACCCCGGAAAATTTCAGAAATCTTGAAGCCCTTGAACGGTTCGTGCGAGGCTATCTGACGCGCAATCCGCATTAA
- a CDS encoding formyltransferase family protein, which produces MYFFKIIIMGFGKMPADCIEILLSKGVPIHCVLETEKSGLSPLQGLCERLAIPFERPSPDQTAAILDSIAGPAVVFSINNNYLFPPVILEKENLRIINFHNSLLPSYRGHGRAIPTWVIFNGESRHGVTWHLINATGIDDGDILVQDGFAISKTDTALTVMMRAVSLGTDLFSGHWKEFVSPQCVGRPQKAKRGRTCHRHDIPNNGWIDISWGFEKTDRFLRSTDYGPFNLPLFPRIRITGKTYWVKSYVIDKNKTTGDERILLQHASDGYLTGAEFFYPQGRIVLRLQKEVWDA; this is translated from the coding sequence ATGTATTTCTTTAAGATCATCATTATGGGCTTTGGAAAAATGCCTGCGGATTGCATTGAGATTCTCCTTTCCAAAGGGGTGCCGATTCACTGTGTCCTGGAAACAGAAAAAAGCGGACTTTCCCCGCTTCAGGGGCTGTGTGAGCGCCTTGCCATCCCTTTTGAAAGGCCGTCCCCCGATCAGACAGCGGCCATACTGGATTCAATCGCAGGGCCTGCTGTTGTGTTCAGCATTAACAACAATTACTTATTTCCGCCAGTGATATTGGAAAAAGAGAATCTGAGAATTATAAATTTTCATAATTCACTCCTCCCGTCCTATCGCGGCCACGGACGGGCCATACCGACATGGGTCATATTCAACGGGGAATCACGACATGGCGTCACATGGCATCTGATCAATGCGACAGGTATTGATGACGGAGACATACTTGTCCAGGACGGCTTTGCCATATCTAAAACCGATACCGCACTGACGGTTATGATGCGTGCCGTGTCGCTGGGCACGGATCTCTTTTCAGGGCATTGGAAGGAATTTGTCTCCCCACAGTGCGTGGGACGCCCGCAGAAGGCAAAACGGGGCCGAACCTGTCACAGGCATGATATTCCCAACAACGGGTGGATAGATATCTCATGGGGTTTCGAGAAGACAGATCGTTTCTTGCGCAGTACGGACTACGGCCCTTTTAACCTGCCGCTCTTTCCCAGAATCAGGATAACCGGTAAAACTTATTGGGTAAAAAGTTATGTCATAGACAAAAACAAGACCACCGGGGACGAAAGAATTCTTCTTCAGCACGCTTCGGACGGATATTTAACCGGAGCCGAATTTTTCTATCCGCAGGGGCGGATTGTACTTCGCCTTCAGAAGGAGGTTTGGGATGCATGA
- a CDS encoding amino acid adenylation domain-containing protein has product MKNSAIRFLYDTVRKYPDKVCVSDNREALSFGDLFSRASGLAEILRQGGGINQPILVYLPKGTGAVVSFAGILMSGNFYAPVDIKSPSKRIGAILDNLCPYRIVSTRQYGDALRELSVPDEKIVFLEDSEDKTSGQPLEALIATSREATGHIIDTDPCYVMHTSGSTGIPKGVVIPHRGVTDYIEWAIPCLGVDKHEIIGSQAPFYFDNSTLDIYLSWAAGATLDLIPDEMFLFPVRLIEYLEKQKITFVFFVPSVLVNISKMKLLGPDRLPALKKVIFAGEVMPAKHLACWQHNLPDKLYVNLYGPTEITVDCTYFIVERKYAPHESLPIGFPCHNSGILILNDADRPAGVGEQGELCVRGSSLALGYWNDPEKTDQVFMQNPLQEHYADRIYRTGDLVYRNERGEIIYLGRKDSQIKHMGNRIELGEIETAAMSIGCVDNCCVLYNEKKQEITLFYEGSGEVPVSDLRGALIRILPNYMVPRKVHYLPEKLPINPNSKIDRKALENVFL; this is encoded by the coding sequence ATGAAAAACAGTGCCATCCGCTTTCTTTATGATACGGTCCGAAAATATCCGGATAAGGTGTGTGTTTCGGATAACCGGGAAGCCCTGAGCTTCGGAGATCTGTTTTCAAGGGCCTCGGGCCTTGCGGAAATTTTGAGGCAGGGGGGCGGCATTAACCAGCCGATACTCGTTTACTTGCCCAAGGGGACCGGGGCCGTTGTATCCTTTGCAGGCATTCTGATGTCGGGAAATTTCTACGCGCCCGTGGATATTAAATCGCCGAGCAAGAGGATCGGGGCAATCCTTGACAATCTTTGCCCGTATCGGATCGTCAGCACCCGGCAATACGGGGATGCCTTGCGGGAATTGTCCGTGCCGGATGAGAAAATCGTCTTTCTGGAGGATAGCGAAGACAAAACCAGCGGCCAGCCCCTTGAGGCATTGATCGCAACCAGCCGCGAAGCAACCGGTCATATTATTGACACAGACCCCTGCTATGTGATGCACACCTCCGGCTCCACGGGTATCCCAAAGGGTGTGGTCATTCCCCACCGGGGCGTCACCGACTATATCGAATGGGCGATTCCCTGTCTCGGCGTTGACAAACATGAGATCATCGGCAGCCAGGCCCCCTTCTACTTCGACAATTCGACACTGGATATCTATCTCAGCTGGGCGGCGGGGGCAACGCTTGATCTGATTCCCGACGAAATGTTTCTGTTTCCGGTCAGACTCATCGAATATCTGGAAAAACAGAAGATTACCTTTGTCTTTTTCGTGCCCTCCGTGCTGGTCAATATTTCCAAGATGAAACTGCTGGGGCCGGATCGGCTGCCCGCGCTGAAAAAGGTCATTTTCGCCGGCGAGGTCATGCCCGCGAAGCATCTGGCCTGCTGGCAGCATAATCTGCCGGACAAACTGTACGTCAATCTCTATGGCCCGACCGAGATTACGGTTGATTGCACATATTTTATCGTAGAGCGGAAGTATGCGCCCCACGAGAGCCTCCCCATCGGATTCCCATGCCATAATTCGGGCATCCTGATCCTGAACGATGCGGACCGGCCTGCCGGCGTTGGCGAACAGGGGGAACTGTGTGTCCGGGGCTCCTCGCTCGCGTTAGGCTACTGGAACGATCCTGAGAAAACCGATCAGGTCTTTATGCAGAATCCCCTTCAGGAACACTATGCGGACCGGATCTACCGGACAGGCGATCTGGTGTACCGGAATGAGCGCGGTGAGATTATCTACTTGGGCAGAAAGGATTCTCAGATTAAGCATATGGGAAACCGTATCGAACTGGGGGAGATTGAAACCGCGGCCATGTCCATCGGGTGCGTGGACAACTGCTGCGTCCTTTACAATGAAAAGAAACAGGAGATTACCCTTTTCTACGAAGGCAGCGGCGAGGTTCCCGTCAGCGATCTCAGGGGCGCACTGATCCGGATTCTGCCAAACTATATGGTTCCCAGAAAAGTCCATTATCTCCCTGAAAAACTACCCATCAACCCCAACAGCAAAATCGACCGGAAGGCTCTGGAAAATGTATTTCTTTAA
- a CDS encoding acyl carrier protein, which translates to METRKIIRTFMSTALKDEGFNENIKDDASLIDLGILDSLSILQLLDFFDDKFGIIPDEDEFHPENFDSVQTIAAFIEKKSGRGTS; encoded by the coding sequence ATGGAAACCCGAAAAATCATCCGGACATTTATGAGTACGGCGTTAAAGGACGAAGGGTTTAACGAAAACATTAAGGATGACGCTTCGCTGATTGATCTGGGCATCCTGGACTCTCTGAGCATTTTACAATTACTCGATTTCTTTGACGATAAATTCGGCATTATTCCTGATGAGGATGAATTTCATCCTGAAAATTTTGACTCAGTACAGACCATCGCCGCATTCATTGAGAAAAAATCAGGACGGGGGACGTCCTGA
- a CDS encoding lipid II:glycine glycyltransferase FemX, translated as MKPMIIDPCQDKRWDDFVNQHPFGWLYHTSIWKMVLEKSFHHIKANYFVLIDKKTYDIRAALPCCHVKSWLTGNRLVSLPFTTLSDPLVNSPDEFRMLMASAIDLSGKFKCRYMEIGVFQSGNCIENREISALKNYRVHHLTIDRDAEALKTRFKRTVRQSIRRAEAEAVHVSEGRGESDLSEFFTLYLKTRKRRLLPPQPYRFIRTIWRELHPRGYLTLLMARHNGQTIGSAILLKFKERLSVEFLVSDETSFHLRPNHILVWNAIKMARKEGYGVFDFGRTASGNRGLIKFKKSWGAQDENLLHLYYPGEMCGNAARREDTLKYKLVKKVCHMAPPPFFQGLGIFLYRHMG; from the coding sequence ATGAAGCCGATGATCATAGACCCCTGCCAGGATAAACGCTGGGATGATTTTGTCAACCAGCATCCCTTCGGATGGCTATACCATACTTCGATCTGGAAAATGGTACTGGAGAAGAGTTTTCATCATATCAAAGCGAATTATTTCGTCCTTATCGACAAAAAAACATATGACATAAGAGCAGCGCTTCCGTGCTGCCATGTGAAAAGCTGGCTTACGGGAAACCGCCTGGTCTCTCTGCCCTTTACCACACTTTCCGATCCCCTTGTGAATTCTCCTGACGAATTCAGGATGCTGATGGCTTCTGCGATTGATTTAAGCGGGAAATTTAAGTGCAGATATATGGAGATCGGCGTTTTTCAGAGCGGGAACTGCATTGAAAACAGGGAAATATCCGCGCTGAAAAATTACAGGGTGCATCATCTGACAATCGACAGGGACGCCGAAGCTCTGAAAACACGTTTCAAACGCACTGTCCGGCAGTCCATCCGCCGGGCCGAGGCGGAAGCAGTTCATGTGAGCGAAGGGAGAGGCGAGTCCGATCTGAGCGAATTTTTCACCCTCTATCTGAAAACCCGGAAACGCCGTCTCCTCCCCCCTCAGCCCTATCGCTTTATCCGGACCATCTGGCGTGAGCTTCATCCGCGTGGCTACCTGACGCTGCTCATGGCACGGCATAATGGCCAGACTATCGGTTCAGCGATTCTGCTGAAATTCAAAGAGAGGCTTTCGGTGGAGTTTCTCGTTTCGGATGAGACGTCTTTTCATCTGAGGCCGAACCATATTCTTGTATGGAACGCAATCAAAATGGCACGGAAAGAAGGGTACGGCGTCTTTGATTTTGGCCGGACCGCATCCGGAAACAGGGGACTGATAAAGTTTAAAAAGAGTTGGGGAGCACAGGATGAGAATCTGCTCCATCTGTATTACCCCGGAGAAATGTGCGGGAATGCCGCAAGGCGTGAAGACACTCTGAAGTATAAACTTGTAAAAAAAGTGTGCCACATGGCGCCGCCGCCCTTTTTTCAGGGGCTGGGAATTTTTCTTTACCGCCACATGGGATAA
- a CDS encoding radical SAM/SPASM domain-containing protein: MMFKWIRYGVDEIKFLKSFDDLKLFYDQKLPFLIPRLTGNPVRNTDVPPSLQLEPTNYCNLRCISCSGSRSSRKRGFMDSGLFRKIIDDAAHIGVKRVHLYLHGEPVLHPGLADMIRHIKVKNMGITLATNGMLLEKNKIEEILDAGVNSSDYIIFSILGYSKKVHESIMKGVHHETVVKNFNDFLALRKKRNVNGPVIETVFYKMPENAHEERPFIRKWQKVADHVHPVAEISKQFSEFKKNGQTVPIRNRTCKNLWERMTIFWNGDVTRCIADIDGKYVFGSLKEKSVKEIWNCNHLLAIKEIHREGRYIRNLKLCSDCDW, from the coding sequence ATGATGTTTAAATGGATCCGATACGGAGTTGATGAGATAAAATTTCTCAAGTCTTTTGACGACCTGAAATTATTTTATGATCAGAAGCTGCCGTTTCTGATCCCCCGGCTGACCGGCAATCCGGTCAGGAATACGGATGTGCCGCCCAGTCTGCAACTTGAGCCGACCAATTACTGCAATCTCAGATGTATCTCCTGCTCCGGCAGCAGATCCTCGAGAAAAAGGGGATTCATGGATTCCGGGCTGTTCCGGAAGATTATTGACGATGCCGCTCACATCGGGGTGAAAAGAGTCCATTTATATCTTCATGGCGAACCGGTGCTTCATCCAGGACTTGCGGACATGATCCGCCATATCAAAGTAAAAAATATGGGCATAACCCTTGCGACAAACGGAATGCTCCTTGAGAAAAATAAAATTGAGGAAATCCTGGATGCCGGCGTAAACAGCTCTGATTATATCATCTTTTCGATTCTCGGCTATTCAAAAAAAGTTCATGAAAGCATTATGAAAGGCGTTCATCATGAAACGGTGGTCAAAAATTTCAACGACTTTTTAGCCTTACGCAAAAAACGCAACGTCAATGGCCCCGTAATTGAAACGGTTTTTTACAAGATGCCGGAAAACGCGCATGAGGAAAGGCCGTTTATAAGGAAATGGCAGAAGGTTGCCGACCACGTTCACCCGGTTGCCGAGATATCAAAACAGTTTTCCGAGTTTAAAAAAAACGGCCAGACGGTTCCGATAAGAAACAGGACCTGCAAAAACCTCTGGGAGCGGATGACGATTTTCTGGAACGGGGATGTCACAAGATGTATTGCCGACATTGACGGGAAATATGTTTTCGGCAGCTTAAAAGAGAAGTCCGTTAAGGAAATCTGGAATTGTAACCATCTGCTGGCAATAAAAGAGATTCACAGAGAGGGTCGGTATATCAGAAACCTGAAATTATGCTCAGACTGTGACTGGTGA
- a CDS encoding DegT/DnrJ/EryC1/StrS family aminotransferase, whose amino-acid sequence MTNVPFLDLKAQHQSVQNEIAAAIAAVMDRSAFAGGPFAEQFETEFAEFCHCRYAVGVGSGTEALGLTLLTLGIGRGDEVITVPNTFIATAEAISFCGATPVFTDIDEATHTLNPRLLKAAITPRTRAIIPVHIFGQPADMDPILEIARAYRLFVVEDACQAHGAEYKGRRTGSLGDAGCFSFYPGKNLGACGEAGAVVTDQADIAAKIRMLRDHGQSEKYRHHLVGWNARMDGIQGAVLSVKLKHLEKWNAARRANAGFYRELLGNRAGLLLPGEAEYARHVYHIYAVRVQNRDALISALAEDGIFCGIHYPVPIHLTEAYQGLGYGRGSFPVAEKCAEELVSLPMFPELRKEQIEQVADELMRAADCRQEAL is encoded by the coding sequence ATGACAAACGTCCCCTTTCTGGACCTGAAGGCCCAGCATCAGTCCGTACAGAATGAGATTGCCGCCGCCATAGCGGCAGTGATGGATCGCAGTGCCTTTGCAGGCGGCCCCTTTGCGGAACAGTTTGAAACGGAATTCGCGGAGTTCTGCCACTGCCGGTACGCCGTCGGCGTGGGAAGCGGAACCGAGGCGCTCGGCCTGACACTTCTGACCCTCGGCATCGGCCGGGGCGATGAGGTGATCACGGTCCCCAACACCTTTATCGCAACTGCCGAAGCCATCAGCTTCTGCGGGGCCACACCGGTTTTCACGGACATTGACGAAGCGACCCATACCCTGAACCCCCGTCTGCTGAAGGCCGCCATCACCCCGCGCACACGGGCCATTATACCGGTCCATATTTTCGGGCAGCCCGCGGACATGGACCCCATTCTGGAAATCGCCAGGGCTTACAGGCTTTTTGTCGTGGAAGACGCCTGTCAGGCCCACGGTGCCGAATACAAGGGCAGACGGACGGGATCGCTGGGGGACGCCGGGTGCTTCAGCTTTTATCCGGGAAAAAATCTGGGGGCCTGCGGAGAGGCCGGGGCCGTCGTCACGGATCAGGCGGATATCGCGGCGAAGATACGGATGCTGCGCGATCATGGCCAGTCCGAAAAATACCGGCATCACCTCGTCGGGTGGAACGCCCGCATGGATGGCATCCAGGGGGCGGTCCTGAGCGTGAAACTGAAACACCTTGAAAAGTGGAATGCGGCCCGGCGGGCCAATGCGGGGTTCTACCGGGAACTGCTCGGAAACAGAGCCGGTCTGCTCCTGCCCGGAGAGGCGGAATACGCCCGGCATGTGTATCACATTTATGCCGTCCGCGTTCAGAATCGCGATGCCCTGATCAGCGCCCTTGCGGAAGACGGCATTTTCTGCGGAATTCACTATCCCGTGCCGATACATCTGACAGAGGCGTATCAGGGGCTGGGATACGGCAGGGGCAGTTTCCCGGTGGCCGAAAAGTGCGCGGAAGAACTGGTCTCGCTGCCCATGTTCCCGGAGCTCAGAAAAGAACAGATCGAACAGGTCGCAGACGAACTCATGCGGGCGGCGGACTGCCGACAGGAGGCGTTATGA
- a CDS encoding acyltransferase has translation MKKIAHNVTLGRGVEIYDFVNLYGCEIGENTRIGTFVEIQKGARIGRNCKISSHTFICEGVTIEDNVFIGHHVVFTNDRFPRATRNGRLQTEADWVCVPTRVKKGASVGSGATLLCGITVGENAMVGAGSVVTGDVPPGATVAGNPAKITGKRR, from the coding sequence ATGAAGAAAATCGCACACAATGTCACCCTGGGCCGGGGCGTGGAAATTTACGACTTTGTCAACCTGTACGGGTGTGAGATCGGCGAGAATACCCGGATCGGCACCTTTGTCGAGATCCAGAAAGGGGCGCGGATCGGCAGAAACTGCAAAATCTCAAGCCACACCTTCATCTGTGAGGGGGTGACCATCGAGGATAACGTCTTTATCGGGCATCATGTCGTCTTTACAAACGACCGTTTCCCCCGGGCCACCCGGAACGGAAGACTTCAGACCGAAGCGGACTGGGTGTGTGTGCCCACCCGCGTGAAAAAGGGGGCCTCTGTCGGGTCGGGTGCAACCCTCTTATGCGGCATCACGGTGGGGGAGAACGCGATGGTGGGGGCCGGGAGCGTGGTCACCGGAGATGTTCCTCCGGGCGCGACCGTGGCCGGTAATCCCGCAAAAATCACAGGAAAGCGCAGGTGA
- a CDS encoding Gfo/Idh/MocA family protein, with protein MYNIAVIGCGYWGPNLIRNFSALSDCTVKMVCDLDETRLTHMKRLYPGIETTCESEHVTRNGDIDAVAVATPVRLHFEMARKSLLAGKHTFIEKPMASSVAECRELTALARQQQVTLMLGHTFIYSPPVRRIRELVDAGELGEIQYIRSRRLNLGLFQTDINVAWDLAPHDISIILYILGASPVSVNCQGKAHIHPEIEDVTNMTLNFNNGGLAIIQSSWLDPNKVREMTFVGSKKMLVYNDLEPIEKIKIYDKGVKIPPHYDTFAEFHYSYHYGDMYSPWLKQYEPLKEECQHFLDCIRTGEKPESCALEGLRVVQILEAASESLKKGGARVEIDPPDQMPEAFNSCFAETEGS; from the coding sequence ATGTATAATATCGCAGTAATCGGCTGTGGCTACTGGGGACCGAATCTGATTCGGAATTTCAGCGCCCTTTCAGACTGTACCGTAAAAATGGTCTGCGATCTCGATGAAACCAGACTGACCCATATGAAGCGCCTTTATCCCGGTATTGAAACGACCTGCGAATCGGAGCATGTCACCCGGAACGGTGACATTGATGCCGTCGCCGTCGCCACCCCGGTTCGCCTTCATTTTGAGATGGCCAGAAAAAGTCTGCTGGCCGGGAAGCACACCTTCATTGAAAAGCCGATGGCATCCTCTGTTGCGGAATGCCGGGAGCTGACAGCCCTGGCCCGGCAGCAGCAGGTGACGCTGATGCTCGGCCACACCTTCATCTATTCGCCGCCGGTCCGCAGAATCAGGGAACTGGTCGATGCGGGGGAGCTGGGCGAGATCCAGTACATCCGCTCGCGGCGTCTCAACCTCGGCCTCTTTCAGACCGACATCAACGTGGCCTGGGATCTGGCCCCCCACGATATCTCCATCATCCTCTACATACTGGGGGCCTCCCCCGTATCGGTCAACTGTCAGGGAAAGGCCCATATCCACCCGGAGATCGAGGATGTGACCAACATGACCCTCAATTTCAACAACGGGGGACTGGCCATCATTCAGAGCAGCTGGCTCGACCCCAACAAGGTCCGGGAAATGACCTTTGTGGGCAGTAAAAAGATGCTGGTTTACAACGACCTGGAGCCCATAGAAAAGATCAAGATCTATGACAAAGGGGTAAAGATACCGCCCCACTACGACACCTTTGCCGAGTTCCATTATTCGTACCATTATGGCGATATGTATTCGCCCTGGCTGAAACAGTACGAACCCCTGAAAGAGGAATGTCAGCATTTTCTGGACTGTATCAGAACCGGCGAAAAACCGGAGTCATGTGCCCTGGAAGGGCTGCGGGTGGTGCAGATCCTTGAGGCGGCATCGGAATCCCTGAAAAAAGGCGGGGCCAGGGTGGAGATAGATCCTCCGGATCAGATGCCGGAGGCTTTCAACTCCTGTTTCGCGGAAACGGAGGGGTCTTAA
- a CDS encoding sugar transferase: protein MPSSGFTKRFWPFAFIRRKRLPDCICSEEEFRRILACERARVDRGGQMFSLVIFDIGNAAASRMLSRHLQRLLVSRLRSGDEIGWIDARHIGAILPNAAPDGAWRFAITIRETISPICSPPRCYVYAYPNEYRDKDDGNITRPKDRFPEALPDTSGTGSDAPDQFISPLHSDPIPMRNCAKLPVHLLSGCRLPLWKRWTDIGGALLGLVISSPMLLLVSLMIRTVSSGPVLFRQERIGYGGTPFTLLKFRTMKSDADILAHRQHLSRLIKEGAEKPMTKLDDDARIIPFGRILRKLCIDELPQLINVLRGEMSLVGPRPPIPYEVDEYLKWHNGRLDVVPGMTGLWQVSGKNRLTFKEMVRLDIRYARCRSFWLDLKILLMTPVAIFLQVRDCLNRKKEKVRGVAEHV, encoded by the coding sequence ATGCCTTCATCCGGTTTTACAAAACGCTTCTGGCCGTTTGCCTTTATACGGCGAAAACGGCTCCCGGACTGCATCTGTTCCGAGGAGGAATTCCGCAGGATTCTGGCGTGCGAGCGCGCACGGGTTGACCGGGGAGGACAGATGTTTTCGCTGGTCATCTTTGACATCGGAAACGCGGCAGCAAGCCGAATGCTTAGCAGACATCTCCAACGGCTGCTGGTTTCCCGACTGCGCTCCGGCGACGAAATCGGATGGATTGATGCGCGGCACATCGGTGCCATCCTGCCCAATGCGGCCCCTGACGGCGCATGGCGTTTTGCCATAACGATCCGCGAAACGATTTCGCCCATATGCTCTCCCCCGCGCTGTTACGTCTACGCCTACCCCAACGAATACCGGGACAAAGACGACGGAAATATCACACGACCGAAAGACCGCTTCCCCGAAGCTCTGCCCGACACATCCGGAACCGGCTCAGACGCTCCTGATCAGTTTATATCCCCACTCCATTCCGACCCGATACCGATGCGAAACTGTGCGAAACTGCCCGTACATCTCCTGTCAGGCTGCCGCCTTCCCCTCTGGAAACGATGGACCGACATCGGCGGGGCCCTGCTGGGGCTGGTCATTTCATCGCCGATGCTGCTCCTTGTATCCCTTATGATCAGGACCGTCTCATCCGGCCCGGTCCTCTTCAGACAGGAGCGGATCGGATACGGCGGCACCCCCTTTACGCTGTTGAAATTCCGCACCATGAAGTCCGATGCGGACATCCTGGCCCATCGGCAGCATCTCTCGCGGCTGATAAAAGAGGGGGCGGAGAAGCCCATGACGAAACTGGATGATGATGCGCGGATCATTCCCTTCGGCAGGATACTGCGCAAATTATGCATTGACGAATTGCCCCAGCTCATCAACGTTCTTCGCGGCGAAATGAGCCTGGTCGGCCCCCGTCCCCCGATCCCCTATGAGGTGGATGAATACCTGAAATGGCATAATGGCCGCCTGGATGTGGTTCCGGGGATGACCGGCCTGTGGCAGGTCAGCGGAAAAAACCGGCTGACCTTCAAAGAGATGGTGCGGCTGGACATCCGGTATGCCCGGTGCCGGTCATTCTGGCTGGACCTGAAGATCCTGCTCATGACGCCGGTGGCCATCTTTCTGCAGGTCAGAGACTGCCTGAACCGTAAAAAAGAAAAAGTGAGAGGAGTGGCGGAACATGTATAA
- a CDS encoding CpsD/CapB family tyrosine-protein kinase, translating into MMNVNHKSSEKKGQERFYSESPGDPRKMVNAETEHALIGLYRNMVILLPDAKSRVIQFMASRRGEGTSTLIREFAKVAALKLGKTVLLVDADPNHSGHAEIFNVSRKPGWEETCKNGASVSESLCQVGETSLFVSCFSRNSDCPSVISEFTWIETFLGELRQKFDLILIDFPPPGSHAESLLLTHTLDGVVLVVETEKSRWQVLEKMKKRIANQGVNILGVILNKRRYPIPKFIYDRI; encoded by the coding sequence ATGATGAACGTAAACCATAAATCATCCGAAAAAAAAGGTCAGGAGCGGTTTTATTCCGAATCCCCCGGCGATCCCCGTAAAATGGTGAATGCGGAAACGGAACACGCCCTGATCGGTCTCTACCGGAATATGGTCATACTGCTGCCGGATGCGAAAAGCCGTGTCATTCAGTTCATGGCCTCGCGCAGGGGAGAGGGCACATCAACCCTGATCCGCGAATTCGCAAAAGTCGCGGCCCTGAAGCTTGGCAAAACCGTACTTCTGGTAGACGCGGACCCGAACCATTCCGGACATGCGGAGATCTTTAACGTCAGCCGGAAACCGGGGTGGGAGGAGACCTGTAAAAACGGTGCATCTGTCAGTGAATCGCTATGTCAGGTCGGAGAGACATCCCTGTTTGTAAGCTGCTTTTCACGGAACAGCGACTGTCCTTCCGTGATCTCCGAATTCACCTGGATTGAGACATTCCTCGGTGAATTGAGGCAGAAATTTGATCTCATCCTCATCGACTTTCCGCCCCCCGGAAGCCACGCGGAAAGCCTTTTGCTGACGCATACGCTGGACGGTGTGGTTCTGGTGGTGGAAACCGAAAAGAGCCGCTGGCAGGTTCTGGAAAAAATGAAAAAAAGAATTGCAAACCAGGGCGTAAATATCCTCGGCGTCATTCTGAACAAAAGACGGTATCCGATTCCGAAATTTATCTATGACAGGATTTAG